In Papaver somniferum cultivar HN1 chromosome 1, ASM357369v1, whole genome shotgun sequence, a genomic segment contains:
- the LOC113302925 gene encoding BTB/POZ domain-containing protein At2g04740-like codes for MLSNKKSWTVDSELDGIDLTPEDFNCSVPLKKVPTGDIFSASRAGDVERVEYLIETGVNINERDKWDSVALYYACLAGHLDVARMLLANGAICSEHTFDGDRCHYSALNLKVRKLLKAFEARPPPLLPLQSSLRDTFLSCRANQLHLEQHLVQPLGPSQSDGSNHSHFPPDVVFFVHGRPIEAHRIILSARSPFFKKNFETTWRDRREVRLAREKLSYPALYSLFHFFYSDRLEIAVDDMEDLVRICKVCKCEELQRVLEKELVHQRYADYKALRDIDNSQKRFILQGQSLLEKDRLPAALHQILQTSLAKSNLKQDVGSGVDALISGIETIQLTKYETDLADVCIRVGERIFRCHQVILASRSEYFKARLSRMTNFLEGKDGLPSKTLPVLQEHDLSTEAFEKMIEYMYTDCLKDIDPDQAEEMFDAASRYLLFPLKRAVADVLLPHLEMVSPAELCHWLALSELYGILKIREYCLDLIACNFETFADTREFRAMLLTLPPPSGDSSLRTTLPSAPGAGLNTNQGNLLDDLREKWLEAEAAELDKRDESAALFDKRLEMLMTIAERECTDDHIDGI; via the exons ATGCTATCCAACAAAAAATCATGGACAGTTGATTCAGAATTAGATGGAATTGATTTAACCCCAGAAGATTTCAATTGTTCAGTGCCATTAAAGAAAGTACCAACTGGTGATATTTTCTCAGCATCGAGAGCTGGAGACGTAGAAAGAGTTGAATATCTAATTGAAACAGGAGTTAATATTAATGAAAGAGATAAATGGGATTCAGTTGCATTGTATTATGCTTGTTTAGCTGGTCATCTTGATGTAGCAAGAATGTTACTTGCAAATGGTGCTATCTGTTCTGAACATACTTTCGATGGTGATAGATGTCATTATTCTGCTTTGAATTTGAAAGTTCGGAAATTGTTAAAAGCTTTTGAAGCTCGTCCACCTCCATTGTTACCATTACAATCTTCATTGAGAGATACCTTTTTGAGTTGCAGGGCTAATCAGCTACATCTTGAACAGCACCTTGTTCAACCTCTAG GTCCTTCACAAAGTGATGGATCCAATCACAGTCATTTCCCTCCAGATGTTGTATTTTTCGTGCATGGAAGACCCATTGAAGCTCATAGGATCATCTTAAGTGCTCGGTCACCATTCTTTAAGAAGAATTTTGAGACTACCTGGAGAGATCGTAGGGAAGTGAGGCTGGCGAGAGAAAAGTTATCTTACCCGGCCCTCTATAGCCTCTTTCATTTCTTCTATTCTGACAGACTTGAGATTGCTGTGGATGATATGGAAGATCTCGTGCGCATTTGCAAAGTCTGTAAGTGTGAAGAGCTACAGAGGGTCCTCGAGAAAGAATTGGTTCACCAAAGATATGCGGATTATAAGGCACTAAGAGATATTGATAACTCTCAAAAGCGGTTCATCTTGCAGGGACAGTCACTTCTGGAGAAAGACCGACTTCCTGCTGCTTTGCATCAAATTCTTCAAACTTCCCTGGCCAAGTCTAATTTGAAACAAGACGTAGGTAGTGGAGTTGATGCACTAATATCCGGAATCGAAACGATTCAGTTAACCAAATATGAAACTGACCTGGCAGATGTATGCattagagttggtgaaaggatttTTCGCTGTCACCAGGTGATTTTGGCGTCACGATCTGAGTACTTCAAAGCAAGATTATCTCGTATGACAAATTTTCTTGAAGGAAAAGATGGATTACCTAGTAAAACTCTTCCAGTTCTTCAAGAACATGACTTAAGTACCGAGGCTTTCGAAAAGATGATCGAATATAT GTACACCGACTGTTTGAAGGATATTGACCCAGATCAG GCAGAAGAAATGTTTGATGCTGCCTCCAGATATTTACTGTTTCCTCTAAAACGTGCTGTAGCTGATGTACTGTTGCCACACTTGGAAATGGTATCGCCCGCAGAGCTGTGCCATTGGCTGGCACTATCTGAACT ATATGGAATTTTGAAGATACGCGAATACTGTCTTGATTTAATCGCTTGCAACTTTGAGACTTTTGCTGACACCCGAGAGTTTAGGGCAATGCTTCTGACACTCCCACCACCCTCTGGAGATTCCTCGCTTCGTACCACCCTTCCAAGTGCTCCAGGAGCTGGTCTGAATACCAACCAAGGAAATCTGCTTGACGACCTACGGGAGAAATGGCTGGAAGCTGAAGCTGCTGAGCTTGACAAGAGAGATGAAAGTGCAGCTCTATTTGACAAACGACTGGAGATGCTTATGACTATAGCGGAAAGAGAATGTACCGATGATCACATTGATGGTATCTGA